A genomic region of Cannabis sativa cultivar Pink pepper isolate KNU-18-1 chromosome 1, ASM2916894v1, whole genome shotgun sequence contains the following coding sequences:
- the LOC115707484 gene encoding pentatricopeptide repeat-containing protein At4g21705, mitochondrial has protein sequence MASLVFTIIKRYGSITVNRISLRSFCTESLSVSGTGIRRNRKNLFSRISPLGLPSISVVPTLEQWVEEGRTIHQNDLRFILRELRNRRRYNQALEVSEWMSSRELSPFAPSDYAVQLDLIGKVRGLDSAESYFNSLSDQVKVDKLYGALLNCYVREGMIDKSLSHMKKMKELGFASSPLSYNDIMCLYLRTGELEKVPDVMSEMEKDGVKPDIFSYRVCMNSYWLRSDLNSMEKVFEEMKKQPHISLDWTTYAMVANFYIKAGDRDKALFSLMKCEELVDKDALGYNHLISLYASLGNKEQMMRLWGLQKAKCKNQINRDYRTMISLLVKLGEFEEAEVLLKTWESSQQFYDFRVPNILILGYCNKGLIEKAEAMLHEIIEKGRTPTPNSWAIIAAAYLDRQNMETAFECMKKALAVQAENKLWRPKPQVISKLLEWLADKGDVEEVKAFVISLKTVIPVNRLMYHALIKAHLNVGKEVDWILKSMKTDNIEVNEETEEILNSSQK, from the exons ATGGCGTCATTGGTCTTCACAATCATCAAAAGGTACGGAAGCATTACAGTAAACAGAATTTCTTTGAGATCATTTTGCACTGAAAGTCTCTCTGTCAGCGGCACTGGCATTAGAagaaatagaaaaaatctaTTCTCGAGAATCAGCCCCTTGGGGCTGCCTTCCATCAGTGTCGTCCCTACTCTTGAGCAGTGGGTCGAAGAAGGCAGGACTATCCATCAGAATGACCTTCGCTTCATACTACGAGAGCTTCGCAACCGCAGGCGATACAATCAGGCCCTTGAG GTGTCTGAATGGATGAGTAGCAGGGAACTCAGCCCATTTGCACCATCTGACTATGCTGTACAGTTAGATCTGATTGGTAAAGTTCGTGGTCTGGATTCTGCTGAGAGTTACTTTAATAGCCTAAGTGATCAAGTCAAAGTTGACAAACTATATGGTGCTCTTTTGAATTGTTATGTAAGAGAAGGCATGATTGATAAATCTCTCTCACATATGAAGAAGATGAAAGAGCTGGGCTTTGCTTCCTCTCCTCTTAGTTACAATGACATTATGTGCCTCTATTTACGCACAGGTGAACTCGAAAAAGTCCCTGATGTGATGTCTGAGATGGAGAAGGATGGTGTTAAACCTGACATATTTAGCTATAGAGTTTGTATGAACTCTTATTGGTTGAGATCCGATCTAAATAGCATGGAGAAAGTTTTTGAAGAAATGAAGAAGCAACCTCACATCTCACTTGACTGGACTACTTATGCTATGGTGGCCAATTTCTATATAAAAGCTGGTGACCGTGATAAAGCATTGTTTTCCCTTATGAAATGTGAAGAACTGGTTGATAAAGATGCTCTTGGCTACAACCATCTGATTTCACTTTATGCCAGTCTTGGTAATAAAGAACAGATGATGAGATTGTGGGGGCTTCAAAAAGCCAAGTGTAAGAACCAAATCAATAGGGACTATAGAACCATGATCAGTTTGCTTGTGAAGCTTGGGGAATTTGAAGAAGCTGAAGTTTTGCTAAAGACGTGGGAGTCATCTCAACAATTTTATGATTTCCGAGTCCCGAATATCCTCATCCTTGGATATTGTAATAAAGGATTGATTGAAAAAGCAGAGGCAATGCTTCATGAAATTATTGAGAAAGGAAGAACTCCAACTCCGAATAGCTGGGCCATCATTGCAGCAGCATATTTGGATAGGCAGAACATGGAAACAGCTTTTGAATGCATGAAGAAAGCATTGGCAGTGCAAGCAGAAAATAAATTATGGAGGCCCAAACCTCAAGTGATTTCAAAGCTTTTGGAATGGCTTGCAGATAAAGGAGATGTTGAAGAAGTAAAAGCTTTTGTGATCTCACTGAAAACTGTAATTCCAGTTAATAGATTGATGTACCATGCTTTGATCAAGGCACATTTAAATGTTGGTAAAGAAGTGGATTGGATTTTGAAGAGTATGAAAACAGATAACATAGAAGTGAATGAGGAAACAGAGGAAATCCTAAACTCAAGCCAAAAGTAA
- the LOC115706275 gene encoding LOW QUALITY PROTEIN: vicilin-like seed storage protein At2g18540 (The sequence of the model RefSeq protein was modified relative to this genomic sequence to represent the inferred CDS: substituted 2 bases at 2 genomic stop codons), translating to MAKDRDGVMPERDDKRVEREEESDRKSRKLRENSFHESEDERKHSKSKRKTRESSDSDGEDVKHEKSQRRKRKSRRRYSSEEETSSGSESEYSDSEDSGTESESESVSEGSGTEESESERRRRKRKREKRKREKEEEKERRRRKKEKERKRRRKEREEERKKKKEKRKKKKKEKKERGKKGAVTNSWGKYGIIRETDMWTKRPEFTAWLAEVKQVNLESLPSXKEKXMSKEFMEDHNTATFLSKKYYSLDAHFRHQLEKEMKKGFKKVQEKERTVFNDEEIRRQEMMIVREKQKEEEVAALKRSMQGGMAQAMKEQAQLREEMAYQYKVGNMEAAAAIQRRLDPDVAM from the exons ATGGCGAAAGATCGGGACGGCGTGATGCCGGAGAGAGATGACAAGCGtgtagagagagaagaagaaagtGACAGAAAATCCAGGAAACTCCGGGAAAATTCTTTCCATGAATCCGAAGATGAAAGAAAACACAGCAAATCCAAAAGGAAAACGCGGGAAAGTTCCGATTCCGACGGTGAAGACGTAAAACACGAGAAAAGCCAAAGAAGGAAGCGAAAATCGCGGAGACGATACAGCAGCGAGGAGGAAACGAGTTCGGGCTCCGAATCAGAGTACTCGGATTCTGAGGATAGTGGTACGGAATCGGAGTCCGAGTCGGTGTCTGAGGGTTCGGGCACGGAGGAGAGCGAGAGTGagaggaggaggaggaagaggaagagagaaaagaggaaaagagagaaagaggagGAGAAAGAGAGGAGGAGGAGGAAAAAAGAGAAGGAGCGGAAGAGgaggagaaaagagagagaggaagagaggaagaagaagaaggagaagagaaagaagaaaaagaaggagaaaaaggaAAGAGGGAAGAAAGGTGCTGTCACGAATTCGTGGGGGAAGTATGGGATTATCAGAGAAACTGATATGTG GACAAAACGACCGGAGTTCACTGCTTGGTTGGCAGAGGTGAAACAG GTTAATTTAGAAAGCTTGCCcagttgaaaagaaaaatagatgTCTAAGGA ATTCATGGAAGACCACAACACTGCAACTTTTCTTTCTAAAAA GTATTATAGCCTTGATGCACATTTCAGACACCAACtggaaaaagaaatgaaaaaggGTTTCAAGAAGGTTCAGGAAAAAGAACGTACAGTGTTTAATGATGAAGAAATACGCAG GCAAGAAATGATGATAGTACGTGAAAAGCAGAAAGAAGAAGAGGTGGCAGCTTTGAAGCGGTCCATGCAGGGTGGAATG GCACAAGCAATGAAAGAGCAAGCTCAACTCAGGGAGGAGATGGCTTACCAGTACAAGGTTGGAAATATGGAG GCTGCAGCTGCAATTCAGAGAAGGCTGGATCCAGATGTTGCTATGTGA